Part of the Pirellulales bacterium genome, CGGCGCTGGCCAACTTGTTGTTGTTCGGGCGCGAGGGGCTGCGGACCCTGTTGGGACATGCCGTCGAGATGGCCGAGGTGCTGCGAGAGCACATCGAATCGCACCCGGACCTGACGGTCCTCAACGAGGAGAACGTCGGCCCCGTGACGCTGTTTCGCGTCTACCCGGCGGGCGTCGACACGTTGTCCGTCAAGGACCGTGAGCGCAGCGACCCAGATTTTCGCGTGCAGACGCGGGCTTTCAACGACTACAACCGCCGGATTTACGAGCGCGTACATGCCGAAGCGCTGGCGGGCCGCGGCGTGGCCATCTCGATGACCAACTGCTACCGGCAGTCGGATTTTGGCGAGCCGATCGCGGCGCTGAAGTCCTATGTGCTCAGCCCGTTCGCCGATGAAGACCGCATGCACTCGATCATCAAACACGTGCTCGCGGCGCGCGACCAGGTCGATGCCGAGAGCCAACCGGATCGAGCCACTCAGTGAGTCAGGACGGCGTGATCTTCGTCGAACACTTCTTGCTCGCCGCTGGTTTTCGCCAGGCCAGCCAGTTCCGAGTGTTGCAGCCGGGCGTTCAGGGCGTTGAGTTCTTCGGACAGCTCGTGCCAGAAGTCGCCCTCGCGGAAATGCAACGGCTCAATCTGTCCACCTTGCGCCAGGGTGCGCAGAGCCTGCCGGAATCGCACAATCGGACCGACAAAGCGATTGCTCAGCCGCAGTACGTCGATCAGCACCAATGGCAGCACAAACAACGACGCAACCAAGGCCGGGCCGAGCTGGAACCACATTTCGTCGAAGTGCTTGTAGAACACTCGGGCCGAACCAAACATGATCCGCCAACACAACACCAGCGTGGTGATCGTCAGCAGGCAGCAGAACCAATAGGTCACCGTCCGCAGCATCAAGGCTCCCTGCACGCGGGGGTCGACGAACAGCTTTTGACGCGATCGGTTCAACATGACTTCGCTTCCCGACTGGCTACTTGTGAGTGGACTGGCGCCGGCCGACGACGCGCGCAGCGACAATGCCGTCCCTCGCAAAGCTACGTCACCGCGTGGCACGCGCCACAAACACTGCCAGCGATCAGCTACCCAAACGGGCCGGATATGCGGGAACTGCCGGACGTAGCGGCAACCCTCGCGCCGGGGGAGCCTGGTCCCGGCCGGCCGAGCGGCTGGCGAGGCGGTCACTCGGTGTAACGCGCCTCGAGCCGGTGCTCGGGATGCGCAGCCGCAAAGGCTGCCGCGCGGTCGCTCCGGGAAAACGCGACAGGCAAGAACTCCAGCGCCTGCTGCAAGCGGTTGCGCGGCTCGGCGCAGCTCAACCGCAAGAACCCCGCGCCCGCCGTGCCAAAACACTCACCTCCCAGACACGCCACGCCGAGTCGTTCGTCGGCGCCGGCCAGGAGATACATCGCCAGCCCTTGCGAGGTCAGTCCGAGCCGGTTGCACACCGCCTTGACGTTGGGAAACGCATAGAACGTGGCCGCCGGTTCCAAGCAGCTCACGCCCTCGATCTGAGCGAGTCCGCGGGCCAGGAACTGCACCTGATCACGAAAGGCATCCATTTGCGCAACCGACTCTTCGCCATCGGCCTCGAGGGCTGCCTTCGCCGCCCACTGAACGATCGGCGATGTACATGAGAGTGACGTATTGATTAGCCGGCCGAACATCTCGGCGATCGCCGGCGAGGTAACGGCATAGCCGACGCGCCACCCGCTCATGCTGTACGACTTGCTGAACGTGTAGGCCGCCACGCATTGATCGAGCATGCCGGGCTGTTCGAGCAGCGTGTGATGGCGGCCGCGCCACACCATCGCGTCATACGGCTCGTCGGCGAACACGACCACGTTGCGGCCGCGGACCAGGTCGGCAATCTGCCGCAAATCGTCGGCCTCGGCTACACCGCCCGTCGGATTATGGGGGCTGTTCAGAAATATGGCCTTCGGTCGAGGGTCGCGCTCCAAAAACGCGGCAACGTCGGCCGCCTGCGGACGAAACTGCTGCTCCTCGCGCAGCGGCGCCAGCCAGATGCGTGCCCCGCGCCGCTCGATGTTGGGCACGTAGGTGGGAAAGTGCGGGCTGAACACGAGCACCGCATCACCCGGGTCGAGAAAAGCCTCGCAGAACAGCAGCTCAAAAACCTTGGCTCCCGGCCCAACGACGACGTTCTCGCCGCCCACCGGAACCGCGAACCGCTGCGCGAAGTACGCGCCCATCGAGGCCCGTACCTCCGGCAAACCCATCGACGGTCCGTAATGCGTCTGGTCGGTCTCGATCGCGGCGATGCCTGCCCGTTTCGCCGCCGCGGTCGTCGGAAATGGGCTATCGCCGATTTCCAGCTCGATGACGTCTTTGCCTGCCGCGCGCAGCCGCTTGGCGTGCGCCAACACTTCGAATGCCCCTTCGACTT contains:
- a CDS encoding aminotransferase class I/II-fold pyridoxal phosphate-dependent enzyme, with the translated sequence MPASFSQFARGVKVEGAFEVLAHAKRLRAAGKDVIELEIGDSPFPTTAAAKRAGIAAIETDQTHYGPSMGLPEVRASMGAYFAQRFAVPVGGENVVVGPGAKVFELLFCEAFLDPGDAVLVFSPHFPTYVPNIERRGARIWLAPLREEQQFRPQAADVAAFLERDPRPKAIFLNSPHNPTGGVAEADDLRQIADLVRGRNVVVFADEPYDAMVWRGRHHTLLEQPGMLDQCVAAYTFSKSYSMSGWRVGYAVTSPAIAEMFGRLINTSLSCTSPIVQWAAKAALEADGEESVAQMDAFRDQVQFLARGLAQIEGVSCLEPAATFYAFPNVKAVCNRLGLTSQGLAMYLLAGADERLGVACLGGECFGTAGAGFLRLSCAEPRNRLQQALEFLPVAFSRSDRAAAFAAAHPEHRLEARYTE